From Thermocladium sp. ECH_B, one genomic window encodes:
- a CDS encoding glutamate synthase, with translation MKVAELLVKVRARLSLLRGLREFIDDYPFDEISIKALRGEEGAYPFGELGGYGAAVLGSSVTRRHYPRFLSMDDLVLMPPAFTPRRLEKMAELLREPVFTDVNLETQLGGFKSSLPFVVASMGSTDIASRYSIQVARAAAKAGIPMGIGENVATVRGYGARRSRLHPSFKERIMAYLTNLDGHGGVFIQQNVEDSYDEHWNKVYSDKDLEPFIEEGRIGFEVKVGQGAKPGLGGVIRMRREDAIKVREKYHFLKDPLSTRDKYVERYSVPGTFTQDILRGTIRMMRNNYPRARIWIKTGPYRDVSDVIRIADEEGADAVVIDGKEGGTGMAPSVAMKDLGYPAIVGLRKIMDAKLGGARVSLLLAGRMYNGTHVVKAVALGASGIYIGRPMILAAMVKGEEGVSNYIEALKVETQMLVSALGKYDIHEVSREDVASLNPDLAKMFGIPYLYSRE, from the coding sequence ATGAAGGTCGCGGAGCTTCTAGTTAAGGTGAGGGCCCGTCTCTCGCTCCTGAGGGGGTTAAGGGAGTTCATCGATGATTACCCATTTGATGAGATATCCATCAAGGCGCTGCGCGGCGAGGAGGGTGCATATCCATTCGGGGAATTAGGCGGTTACGGCGCCGCTGTTCTGGGGTCCTCCGTTACTCGCCGCCACTATCCTCGCTTCCTCTCCATGGATGACTTAGTCCTAATGCCCCCTGCATTCACTCCCAGGAGGCTTGAGAAAATGGCGGAGCTCCTCCGGGAACCAGTGTTCACGGATGTTAATCTGGAGACGCAGCTGGGCGGCTTCAAGTCGTCGCTGCCCTTCGTGGTTGCATCAATGGGCTCCACGGACATTGCGAGTAGGTACTCGATTCAAGTGGCTCGGGCGGCAGCTAAGGCTGGCATACCCATGGGTATCGGGGAGAACGTGGCCACTGTCCGGGGGTATGGAGCCAGGAGGAGCCGGCTTCACCCCTCATTTAAGGAGAGAATCATGGCGTACCTAACTAACCTGGATGGGCATGGCGGCGTCTTCATTCAGCAAAACGTTGAGGACTCATATGATGAGCACTGGAACAAGGTCTATAGCGACAAGGATCTGGAGCCATTCATAGAGGAGGGCAGGATAGGCTTTGAGGTTAAGGTTGGTCAGGGAGCTAAGCCGGGCCTTGGGGGCGTGATAAGGATGAGGAGGGAGGACGCGATTAAGGTGAGGGAGAAGTACCACTTCCTGAAGGATCCCCTGAGCACTAGGGATAAGTACGTGGAGAGGTACTCGGTTCCAGGCACGTTTACCCAGGACATACTTAGGGGAACAATTAGAATGATGAGGAATAACTACCCGAGGGCCAGGATATGGATAAAGACGGGCCCCTACAGGGATGTCTCTGACGTGATTAGGATAGCCGATGAGGAGGGCGCGGACGCGGTCGTGATAGATGGAAAGGAAGGCGGAACAGGCATGGCTCCCTCGGTCGCGATGAAGGATCTAGGATACCCAGCCATTGTTGGGCTAAGGAAGATAATGGACGCTAAACTAGGCGGGGCCCGGGTGAGCCTATTATTGGCGGGCAGGATGTATAATGGAACCCATGTGGTTAAGGCAGTGGCGCTCGGCGCGAGCGGCATCTATATTGGTCGCCCAATGATTCTCGCCGCCATGGTTAAGGGCGAGGAGGGGGTCAGTAATTATATTGAGGCCCTTAAGGTGGAGACTCAGATGCTTGTGTCGGCGCTTGGGAAGTATGATATTCACGAGGTATCCAGGGAGGACGTTGCATCCCTTAATCCGGATCTCGCCAAGATGTTTGGAATACCCTACTTATACTCCAGGGAGTAG